A single region of the Desmonostoc muscorum LEGE 12446 genome encodes:
- a CDS encoding UvrD-helicase domain-containing protein yields MLDQSEQNQLFQKLRTLHSGDEKQLEVIFSESKRLIIEAPAGYGKTKTMISKVAYLLATGRIFNPKKILALTYSVNAAYKIKKELSEQLPHLIQVNNSNKLRISEKLFVSNYHGFCRHILKRYGYLLHPNLANLDLLKSVDDSKTEQITELLGISSEKALFFAKYSDAVKSVDKQHLSKLFNSYTDGIIKSFLDKDCISFNGILALTLRLFVNYTELLKFYQGYFPVIIVDEFQDTNILSWTLLKKLVSEESQLVFMGDSLQRIYGFIGAIPNLIVEAEQLFSMDRITLEKNYRFMSNPQMLQLDKNIRLNGENPANPSIIINTEVSVISVNNQLEEGEKIAQKINYLLALEQEKACKIAILVRSGGKNINKIIDLLDSKKVPYFYGLFNEDSPEYLRFHRECSSQFSKQIQSDIRISKGTLNKFYSNVEKSFKDKITPEITSLLNLLEVFLYRILGDYSFLSVEDKLVLIRDTFENKNLKQNMEYVSENTIISTIHGAKGLEWDYVLMPDMEQYSMPNWYGLCGSCNHKSNCNLKVDSINEKKFLEELSVFYVGVTRARKQIFFSASKTRLKADGTPGQANLTCMLKLPGITLVEE; encoded by the coding sequence ATGCTGGATCAATCAGAACAAAACCAACTATTCCAGAAGCTTAGAACCTTGCATTCTGGTGATGAGAAGCAGCTTGAGGTTATTTTCTCGGAATCTAAGAGACTTATTATTGAGGCTCCTGCTGGTTATGGGAAGACAAAAACCATGATCAGCAAAGTAGCTTATCTACTGGCTACTGGGCGAATTTTTAATCCTAAGAAAATTCTTGCATTAACATATAGCGTTAATGCAGCATATAAGATTAAAAAAGAGCTTTCTGAACAATTGCCTCATCTGATTCAGGTCAACAATTCAAATAAACTCAGAATTAGCGAAAAATTATTTGTCTCAAATTATCATGGATTTTGTAGACATATTCTAAAAAGGTATGGGTATCTACTACATCCCAATCTTGCCAATTTAGATTTACTGAAATCTGTAGATGACTCCAAGACTGAACAAATTACTGAGCTTTTAGGAATATCCTCTGAAAAAGCTTTATTTTTTGCTAAATATAGTGACGCTGTTAAGTCTGTAGACAAGCAACATCTATCAAAATTATTCAATTCATACACGGATGGAATCATAAAAAGCTTTCTCGATAAGGATTGTATAAGTTTTAATGGAATCCTTGCGCTCACGCTAAGGTTATTTGTCAATTACACGGAGTTACTTAAATTTTATCAAGGCTACTTTCCTGTGATTATTGTAGATGAGTTTCAGGATACTAATATCCTAAGTTGGACTTTGTTGAAAAAATTAGTTTCTGAAGAATCACAATTAGTTTTTATGGGAGACTCCTTACAAAGGATATATGGTTTTATAGGCGCTATACCCAATTTAATAGTTGAAGCAGAGCAATTGTTCTCTATGGATAGGATAACCCTAGAAAAGAACTATAGATTTATGTCTAATCCACAGATGCTTCAACTGGATAAAAATATCAGATTAAACGGAGAAAATCCTGCTAATCCAAGTATTATAATAAACACAGAAGTTTCAGTTATATCCGTTAATAATCAATTAGAAGAGGGAGAAAAAATCGCACAAAAAATAAATTATTTATTAGCTTTAGAGCAAGAAAAAGCGTGCAAGATTGCAATTCTGGTTAGAAGTGGAGGAAAAAATATTAATAAGATTATTGATTTACTAGACAGTAAAAAGGTTCCCTATTTTTATGGTTTGTTTAATGAAGATTCACCAGAATATTTGAGATTTCACCGAGAGTGTTCTTCTCAATTTAGCAAACAGATACAAAGTGATATAAGAATTTCCAAAGGGACACTGAATAAGTTTTATTCTAATGTTGAAAAATCATTTAAGGACAAAATAACGCCAGAAATAACATCTCTACTGAATTTATTAGAGGTCTTTTTGTACAGAATTTTAGGTGATTATTCTTTTCTAAGTGTTGAAGATAAATTGGTTTTGATAAGAGACACTTTTGAAAATAAAAATTTGAAACAAAATATGGAATACGTTAGTGAAAATACCATTATTTCAACTATTCATGGGGCAAAAGGGTTGGAATGGGATTATGTTTTAATGCCAGACATGGAGCAATATTCTATGCCCAATTGGTATGGACTATGTGGATCTTGCAACCACAAAAGCAACTGTAATTTAAAGGTAGATAGTATAAATGAGAAAAAATTTTTAGAAGAATTAAGTGTGTTTTATGTAGGAGTAACTAGGGCAAGAAAGCAGATTTTCTTCTCGGCTAGCAAGACTCGTTTGAAAGCGGATGGAACTCCGGGACAGGCAAATTTGACTTGTATGCTAAAACTTCCTGGCATAACTCTTGTAGAGGAATAA
- a CDS encoding ATP-dependent nuclease encodes MKISTLEIKNYRNLDGVKINFHPTTNFIIGENNLGKSNLLYLLNILFARNSFSESDFLNLDDPIHISFSLRLSDIEQGFFDDLFDPSDREKINIVAIQESPDEGIKFQHKESGTTILSSIVRCVNYINYDSLRNPSSELNFSNNRGVGKFLNHIIIKYLQDGRLQDSDFVITEKIDEFLTEVNQTLQKIKSFKDFSIQAIREENKEDLLAKLILLTDDNNRTLENVGYGVQFSIIITLSILERLLSLNKQRLDRCIVEDSSSSKKCIPILIGLDEPEIHLHPYAQRTLIKYLVRVVNNEEPDFSSLLSDIFQIDRLLGQILVVSHSPNILLNDYRKFLRFCKDENGHLIVKSGFDIKLDEATEKQLLKNLPYIKEAFFSKVVILVEGDTELGALPIFSERMNIDLDEFGISIIQAGGAKSIPSLMKLLDEFGIKNIGLMDRDQESRYSDLIGLSFTQGQDFEEDIYESFSLIDYIKYLEQEFPNERKANFFIGKAKSIGVLLDPQNLIYPQLELLSPDKIQELKDLSKEDILKIMRNSKSILDGGDLGNYVTGIPQVYKDLIQNAVKLSKNAGSIRTKPTIPEA; translated from the coding sequence ATGAAAATTTCTACACTTGAGATCAAAAACTATCGAAACTTAGATGGTGTGAAAATAAATTTTCATCCTACAACAAACTTTATTATTGGAGAAAATAATTTAGGGAAATCCAATTTACTTTATTTATTAAATATCCTATTCGCCAGAAATAGTTTTAGCGAATCAGACTTTCTAAATCTAGATGATCCAATTCATATCTCTTTTTCATTGAGATTATCAGATATTGAGCAAGGTTTCTTTGATGACCTATTTGATCCTAGCGATAGAGAAAAAATTAATATAGTCGCTATCCAAGAATCTCCTGACGAAGGAATTAAATTTCAACATAAAGAGTCAGGAACAACTATCTTAAGCAGCATAGTTAGATGTGTTAATTACATAAACTATGACTCACTTAGAAATCCATCATCAGAACTAAATTTTTCTAATAATCGAGGTGTTGGAAAGTTTCTGAATCACATCATAATAAAATATCTACAAGATGGGAGGTTACAAGACTCTGATTTTGTAATTACAGAAAAGATTGATGAATTTCTAACCGAAGTTAATCAAACCTTGCAAAAAATAAAGTCTTTTAAAGACTTCTCTATACAAGCTATCAGAGAAGAAAATAAAGAGGATTTGTTGGCAAAACTCATACTATTGACTGATGATAACAACCGAACTTTAGAAAACGTAGGTTACGGCGTACAATTTTCAATAATTATCACTTTGTCAATTCTTGAGAGGCTGTTAAGTCTAAACAAGCAGAGGTTAGATAGATGTATTGTTGAAGATAGCTCAAGCTCAAAAAAATGTATTCCAATTCTAATAGGTTTGGATGAGCCTGAGATTCATTTGCATCCTTATGCACAGAGAACTTTAATCAAATACCTTGTGCGAGTAGTAAACAATGAGGAACCGGATTTTAGTTCCTTGCTTTCAGATATATTTCAAATAGATAGGCTACTTGGACAAATTTTAGTTGTTTCACATTCGCCTAATATTTTACTTAATGACTACAGGAAGTTTTTGAGATTTTGTAAAGATGAAAATGGTCATCTGATTGTTAAAAGTGGGTTTGATATAAAACTTGATGAAGCTACAGAAAAGCAATTACTTAAAAATTTACCTTATATTAAAGAAGCGTTCTTTTCAAAAGTAGTGATTTTAGTAGAGGGTGACACAGAACTTGGCGCTCTCCCCATTTTTAGTGAGAGGATGAATATTGACCTGGATGAATTTGGAATTAGTATTATTCAAGCGGGAGGTGCAAAGTCAATTCCATCTTTAATGAAATTATTAGATGAGTTCGGTATTAAAAATATCGGATTAATGGATCGCGATCAAGAATCAAGATACAGCGATCTTATAGGTTTGTCTTTTACTCAAGGACAAGACTTTGAAGAGGATATATATGAAAGCTTCAGCTTAATAGACTACATAAAATACTTAGAACAAGAATTTCCTAATGAAAGAAAGGCTAACTTTTTCATTGGCAAAGCTAAAAGTATAGGTGTTCTTCTCGATCCTCAGAATCTTATTTATCCACAGTTAGAGTTGTTATCGCCAGATAAAATTCAAGAGCTTAAGGATTTATCAAAGGAAGATATTCTTAAGATCATGAGAAATAGTAAGAGTATTTTGGATGGAGGAGACTTGGGTAATTATGTTACTGGTATTCCCCAAGTTTATAAAGATTTAATTCAAAACGCAGTTAAATTATCAAAAAATGCTGGATCAATCAGAACAAAACCAACTATTCCAGAAGCTTAG
- a CDS encoding group II intron reverse transcriptase: MREIILPIDSTKAVQVGDKRKARSLQKLILKSTSARFLAIRLVSQLNAGKKTAGIDGKKSLSFEERFNLEELLKMNSGNWKHQGLREIPIPKKDGTTRMLKIPTIADRAWQCLAKYALEPAHEATFHARSYGFRTGRSAHDAQKYIFSNLNSEANGIDKRVIELDIEKCFDRIKHSAIMDELIAPKGLKLGIFRCLKAGVNPEFPEQGTPQGGVVSPLLANIALNGIESIHRYNKQGNRRITDKTSKGDIREPSIRYADDMVIILRPEDDATEILERISEFLRIRGMNVSQKKTKVTAATDGFDFLGWHFKVQKNGKFNSTPSVDNFKAFRKKVKHIVNNSNYGSIVKAEKLAPVVRGWRNYHKFCKMGGSKFSLWHINHRAFKVFNKETKQNRHTCRKLIKKAFPSVPYSESKHVMVKGTKSPYDGDTAYWSERNSKLYNGETSIALKKQNHRCASCGLKFIDEERVHLHHIDGNHVNWKKNNLEAIHESCHDYKHISKRASGEHRKLGAMKVARPDLTERCAG; this comes from the coding sequence GTGCGGGAGATAATACTCCCCATCGACTCAACCAAAGCGGTTCAAGTTGGAGACAAGCGGAAGGCTAGGTCACTCCAAAAGCTTATTCTAAAATCCACCTCGGCTCGATTTCTTGCAATTAGACTTGTATCTCAGCTAAATGCTGGAAAAAAGACGGCGGGTATTGATGGTAAGAAATCACTCTCATTTGAAGAACGCTTCAACCTTGAAGAACTACTGAAAATGAATAGCGGAAATTGGAAGCATCAAGGACTACGGGAAATCCCTATCCCCAAGAAGGACGGGACTACCAGAATGCTAAAGATACCAACCATCGCGGATAGAGCTTGGCAATGCCTAGCAAAATATGCACTTGAACCAGCACACGAAGCCACTTTCCATGCTAGGAGCTACGGATTTAGAACTGGGCGTTCTGCCCACGATGCACAGAAGTACATCTTTAGTAACCTCAACTCCGAAGCTAACGGAATAGATAAGCGTGTAATTGAACTCGATATTGAAAAGTGCTTCGATAGGATTAAGCACTCAGCAATAATGGACGAACTCATCGCCCCCAAAGGCTTAAAACTCGGTATTTTCCGATGCCTCAAAGCAGGAGTCAACCCAGAATTCCCTGAACAAGGAACACCCCAAGGGGGAGTAGTTAGCCCACTATTAGCCAACATTGCACTTAACGGGATTGAAAGTATCCACAGATACAATAAACAAGGAAATAGAAGAATCACTGATAAAACCTCAAAAGGGGATATCAGAGAACCATCAATCCGTTACGCGGATGACATGGTTATTATACTCCGACCCGAAGATGATGCAACAGAGATACTTGAAAGAATCAGCGAGTTCCTCCGTATACGCGGAATGAATGTAAGCCAAAAGAAAACCAAAGTGACCGCAGCGACAGATGGATTTGATTTCCTCGGCTGGCACTTCAAAGTACAGAAAAACGGAAAGTTTAACAGCACTCCCTCAGTGGACAACTTCAAAGCATTCCGTAAGAAAGTAAAACACATCGTCAACAACTCGAATTATGGTTCTATCGTGAAGGCTGAGAAATTAGCCCCGGTAGTTAGAGGGTGGAGAAATTACCATAAGTTCTGCAAGATGGGTGGGTCAAAGTTTTCCTTATGGCACATCAATCATAGAGCTTTTAAGGTATTCAATAAGGAAACCAAGCAAAATCGTCATACATGCAGGAAGCTAATAAAAAAAGCATTCCCATCTGTTCCTTACTCCGAAAGTAAACACGTCATGGTTAAGGGAACGAAATCCCCCTATGACGGAGATACAGCCTACTGGAGCGAGCGTAACAGTAAACTCTACAACGGCGAAACTTCTATTGCTCTTAAGAAGCAAAACCATAGATGTGCATCCTGCGGCTTAAAGTTCATCGATGAGGAACGGGTTCACCTGCATCACATCGACGGAAATCACGTCAACTGGAAGAAAAATAATCTTGAAGCAATTCATGAGAGTTGCCACGATTACAAACACATAAGCAAACGCGCAAGCGGAGAACATCGGAAGCTGGGTGCGATGAAAGTCGCACGCCCAGATTTAACTGAGAGATGCGCGGGATAA
- a CDS encoding group II intron reverse transcriptase/maturase yields MIRHSEYTSESWKNLPWKKFQKDLFRLQKRVFQAVLAGNKRKARFLQKLILKSRAARFLSIRQVSQLNAGKKTAGIDGVKSLDFTGRFELETLLRESAGDWKHQGLREIPIPKKDGTTRMLKIPTIADRAWQCLAKYALEPAHEATFHARSYGFRVGRSTHDAQKLLFDNLKSTANGIDKRVIELDIEKCFDRISHPTIMDNLIAPKNIKTGIFRCLKAGVNPEFPEQGTPQGGVVSPLLANIALNGIESIHRVHRDSRCELTDKTAESQIQFPSVRYADDMVIVLRPQDDAELVLKNIEEFLAPRGMKVSAKKTKITAATDGFDFLGWHFKVRNDGRILITPSVENFEKFREKVKKIVNCSNYGSKVKAQKLAPIIRGWRNYHRFCDMSGSRFSLWFLQKRTHTVINKETKNTRESSFKLVKQAFPFVPYSLGKFVMVKGDKSPYDGDLVYWSQRNSKLYDGDTSKALQRQNHSCGRCGMKLTSDEQVHLHHIDGNHDNWKTKNLSAIHESCHDYLHMGKRVTP; encoded by the coding sequence ATGATTAGGCACAGTGAATACACTAGTGAATCTTGGAAGAATCTACCCTGGAAGAAATTTCAGAAAGATTTATTTCGCCTTCAAAAGAGAGTGTTTCAAGCGGTTTTGGCAGGAAACAAGCGGAAAGCTCGGTTTTTGCAAAAACTTATTCTGAAATCCCGTGCGGCTAGATTTTTGTCAATCCGACAAGTATCACAGCTAAATGCTGGTAAGAAGACAGCAGGTATTGATGGTGTAAAGTCCCTCGATTTTACAGGACGTTTCGAGCTAGAAACTCTACTGAGAGAATCGGCTGGAGACTGGAAGCATCAAGGACTAAGGGAAATCCCAATCCCCAAAAAGGACGGGACTACCAGAATGCTGAAAATCCCAACCATAGCCGATAGAGCTTGGCAATGCCTAGCAAAATACGCTCTGGAACCAGCGCACGAAGCAACTTTCCACGCTAGAAGCTACGGTTTTCGAGTAGGACGTTCAACGCATGACGCGCAAAAGCTCCTATTTGACAACCTTAAATCAACAGCCAACGGAATAGATAAAAGGGTTATCGAACTCGATATCGAAAAATGCTTTGATAGGATTTCACACCCAACCATAATGGATAACCTGATAGCCCCTAAGAATATCAAAACTGGTATCTTCAGATGCCTGAAAGCCGGAGTCAATCCCGAATTTCCAGAACAGGGAACCCCTCAAGGTGGCGTTGTAAGTCCATTATTAGCAAACATCGCACTAAACGGAATTGAAAGTATCCATAGAGTTCATAGGGACTCCAGATGTGAATTAACCGACAAAACCGCAGAAAGTCAAATACAATTTCCATCCGTCCGTTATGCGGATGACATGGTAATAGTATTAAGACCTCAAGACGATGCCGAACTTGTACTGAAAAACATTGAGGAATTTCTAGCCCCAAGAGGAATGAAAGTAAGTGCTAAGAAAACCAAGATAACCGCCGCGACAGATGGCTTTGACTTTCTAGGTTGGCACTTCAAAGTGCGAAACGACGGAAGAATATTAATAACTCCCTCAGTGGAGAACTTTGAGAAATTCCGAGAGAAAGTCAAGAAAATCGTTAACTGCTCGAATTATGGTTCCAAGGTAAAAGCCCAAAAGCTTGCACCAATTATAAGGGGCTGGAGAAATTACCACAGGTTCTGTGATATGTCAGGGTCAAGGTTCTCACTTTGGTTCCTACAGAAACGAACCCACACAGTAATTAATAAGGAAACCAAGAACACCAGAGAGTCAAGCTTCAAACTTGTCAAACAGGCGTTCCCATTCGTTCCTTACTCCCTCGGAAAATTCGTCATGGTCAAGGGTGACAAGTCACCGTATGACGGCGATTTAGTTTACTGGAGTCAACGCAACAGCAAACTATACGACGGTGACACCTCCAAAGCCTTACAGAGACAGAACCATTCATGTGGTCGGTGTGGGATGAAATTGACAAGCGACGAGCAAGTTCATTTACACCACATAGATGGAAATCATGATAACTGGAAAACTAAGAATCTTTCAGCAATCCATGAGTCCTGTCACGACTATTTACACATGGGCAAAAGGGTCACTCCCTAA
- a CDS encoding siphovirus Gp157 family protein — translation MNLALAQQSLAGLSQTAAHLWEQLTNCQTPEEEAAIITAIWETQEVQEEVVDTQAELALQLDAEIAAIKQRLEHLKAVHQSALLRLERWRQKLDETILEQTAAGILPEQMIGNSLRITIQENPPSCEVLIDAEQLSPKYRREKTVYSADKKAIIAAWKKGIPVDGTHIMRKRRVIYALTATAIHDFKDSLLT, via the coding sequence ATGAATTTAGCACTCGCTCAACAATCCTTAGCAGGACTTTCCCAAACTGCTGCTCATCTCTGGGAACAGCTAACTAATTGCCAGACTCCTGAAGAAGAAGCTGCTATCATCACCGCTATTTGGGAAACTCAGGAAGTTCAGGAAGAAGTTGTTGATACCCAAGCAGAATTAGCATTGCAACTGGATGCTGAAATAGCGGCTATTAAGCAACGACTAGAACATCTAAAAGCTGTACATCAATCAGCACTATTAAGACTAGAACGCTGGCGACAAAAATTAGATGAAACTATTTTAGAACAAACCGCCGCCGGAATTCTACCTGAGCAAATGATTGGTAATTCACTTCGTATCACAATTCAAGAAAATCCGCCAAGTTGTGAGGTGCTGATAGATGCAGAACAATTGTCTCCAAAATACCGCAGAGAAAAGACTGTTTACTCAGCAGACAAGAAAGCTATTATTGCTGCTTGGAAGAAAGGTATTCCTGTAGATGGCACTCACATCATGCGTAAGCGCCGAGTTATTTATGCTTTGACAGCAACGGCAATTCACGACTTCAAAGACTCGCTTTTAACTTAA
- a CDS encoding Uma2 family endonuclease, protein MSTVITQSLTLEEFLKLPETKPASVYINGEIIQKPMPKGKHSRLQLRLCNSINDVAESLHIAYAFPELRCSFGIRSIVPDVAVFNWSRIPFAADGEAPNDFLLPPDWTIEILSPEQSSNRVTGNILYCLDHGCQLGWLIDPEDRSILVFRPNQQPELLQGDERLPVLAGIDLELTVATVFGWLKMSS, encoded by the coding sequence ATGTCTACGGTAATTACCCAATCCCTGACTCTGGAGGAGTTTCTCAAGCTACCAGAAACAAAGCCTGCAAGCGTTTACATTAATGGTGAGATTATTCAAAAACCAATGCCAAAAGGGAAGCATAGCCGATTACAGTTAAGGCTGTGCAACAGTATCAACGATGTTGCCGAAAGCCTTCATATTGCTTATGCCTTTCCAGAACTGCGCTGTAGTTTTGGTATCCGTTCAATAGTACCTGATGTAGCGGTTTTCAACTGGTCGCGTATTCCCTTTGCTGCTGATGGGGAAGCACCCAACGATTTTCTGCTTCCTCCAGACTGGACAATTGAAATTCTTTCTCCCGAACAAAGTTCAAATCGAGTCACAGGCAATATTCTCTATTGTTTAGATCATGGTTGCCAATTAGGTTGGTTAATAGACCCAGAAGATCGTTCTATTTTGGTCTTCCGTCCAAATCAACAACCAGAACTTTTGCAGGGTGATGAGCGTTTGCCAGTGTTAGCCGGGATAGACTTGGAGTTAACTGTTGCGACTGTGTTTGGTTGGCTAAAAATGAGCAGTTAG
- a CDS encoding prokaryotic E2 ligase family D protein — protein METSIETTLIDVTSTPILSSEILRAILADPPRKSPVIQAELLFLDGIYIFHHLDKEIADAHIYKCISPAALRIAFSNEPIDTGWMEPGIVRWGTGSTDTYLVKFIPPATYTINCDELGSLTVPLPAMVFVGKGLKYWVWAIQEQEFTPQAEAFHVPLPNVYSSGQVCWGVNEPPAANGLSINHAWNLFISSIFTNHLTISKSQKYRKDVRQQLLKLHKRCRRSTYPVSDLVPIGNQKSVAMLVQEILDEPIA, from the coding sequence ATGGAAACAAGCATTGAAACCACGTTAATCGACGTTACATCGACACCAATTCTATCCAGCGAAATTCTACGAGCAATTTTGGCAGACCCTCCCCGGAAATCTCCAGTAATTCAAGCAGAATTGCTGTTTTTGGATGGTATTTACATCTTCCATCACCTAGACAAAGAAATTGCCGATGCTCATATTTACAAATGTATCTCACCGGCAGCCCTGAGAATTGCTTTTAGCAACGAACCAATTGATACTGGTTGGATGGAACCAGGAATTGTGCGCTGGGGTACGGGCAGTACAGACACATATTTGGTAAAATTTATCCCACCAGCCACTTATACAATTAACTGCGATGAACTTGGATCTTTAACCGTTCCGCTACCTGCAATGGTATTTGTGGGCAAGGGATTAAAGTATTGGGTTTGGGCAATTCAAGAACAGGAGTTTACTCCTCAAGCAGAAGCTTTTCATGTGCCACTACCCAATGTCTACAGTTCTGGACAGGTTTGCTGGGGAGTGAACGAACCACCTGCTGCTAATGGTCTATCAATTAACCATGCTTGGAATTTGTTTATTTCCAGTATTTTCACCAACCATCTAACAATAAGTAAATCACAAAAATACCGCAAGGATGTTCGCCAGCAACTTCTAAAACTGCACAAAAGATGTAGACGTTCAACCTATCCTGTATCTGACCTTGTGCCTATCGGCAATCAGAAAAGTGTCGCTATGCTTGTACAGGAAATCCTTGATGAACCCATTGCTTGA
- a CDS encoding ISLre2 family transposase, with translation MKKNISANLNFADSLSDFQKDVTNLLDLKNIEEWSGKIVKEREEKIRQAALVLAGQCIAILLHKLSQSESAHQTAINQTKGWWHTDTQRHGYTKREILTVGNVVVNLKLPYVVQKREKKAKNKSTNVGFCPLLKWLGMSEGLTPLVWSDITKYGAIASSFEAAHTILGDWGINISLKRIERLTYKFGQISIDLRQTKISNLQQGKLPGGNILKDQRVVIAVDGGRSRIRINKKGRKNLKTNKHGFTGEWVEPKLLTIYVVDEQGKKVKNGEINIVNDGTYEDYKGFLPILEMHLISLGISQAKQVLLVADGAEWIWKHIPPLLKKLKSPDATYQLFDFYHVTERLQKFADVAFSDDKERNNWFKKARRTLKKSNAMTIIRQMDEFISEATGERCKTMVTQRNYLLRAYRERRLNYAKILDQKLPIGSGAIESLIRQVVNLRIKGNSKFWLKENAEIILHLRCQWMAGSWDNFCGSIFNSFIKPQAA, from the coding sequence ATGAAAAAAAATATATCTGCAAATTTAAATTTTGCCGATTCATTATCAGATTTTCAAAAGGATGTGACTAACCTTTTAGATTTGAAAAATATCGAGGAGTGGTCTGGAAAAATAGTTAAAGAAAGAGAAGAAAAAATTAGACAGGCTGCCTTAGTTTTAGCGGGTCAATGTATCGCCATATTATTGCATAAGCTTTCTCAATCAGAGTCGGCTCATCAAACAGCAATTAATCAAACCAAAGGATGGTGGCATACCGACACACAAAGACACGGTTATACGAAGAGGGAAATATTAACAGTAGGTAATGTTGTAGTAAATCTTAAATTACCATACGTTGTTCAAAAAAGAGAAAAGAAAGCGAAGAATAAATCTACTAATGTTGGATTCTGCCCCTTGCTAAAATGGTTAGGAATGTCAGAAGGCTTGACCCCATTAGTTTGGTCAGATATTACAAAATATGGTGCCATAGCTAGTTCTTTTGAAGCCGCACATACAATCCTGGGTGATTGGGGAATTAATATTAGTCTTAAACGAATTGAACGATTGACATATAAATTTGGTCAAATCAGCATTGATTTACGTCAAACTAAAATATCTAACTTGCAACAAGGTAAATTACCTGGTGGGAATATACTTAAAGACCAGAGAGTTGTGATTGCTGTAGATGGTGGCAGGAGTAGAATTAGGATTAATAAAAAAGGTAGAAAAAATCTCAAAACAAACAAGCACGGCTTTACAGGGGAATGGGTTGAGCCAAAATTATTAACAATTTATGTGGTTGATGAACAGGGTAAAAAAGTTAAAAATGGCGAAATAAACATTGTAAATGATGGCACTTATGAAGACTATAAAGGCTTTTTGCCAATTTTAGAAATGCATCTGATTAGTTTGGGAATTAGTCAAGCAAAACAAGTTTTATTAGTTGCTGACGGTGCTGAATGGATTTGGAAGCATATTCCCCCTCTTTTAAAGAAATTGAAATCTCCCGATGCGACTTATCAATTATTTGATTTTTACCATGTTACTGAACGGCTACAGAAATTTGCTGATGTAGCGTTTAGTGATGATAAGGAGCGGAATAATTGGTTTAAAAAAGCACGGAGAACTTTAAAAAAAAGTAATGCCATGACCATAATTAGGCAGATGGATGAATTTATATCTGAAGCTACGGGAGAGCGTTGTAAAACTATGGTCACACAGAGAAATTACCTTTTACGTGCCTATCGTGAAAGGCGTTTAAATTACGCTAAGATACTAGACCAAAAACTACCAATAGGTAGTGGAGCAATTGAGAGTTTAATTCGTCAAGTTGTCAACTTAAGAATCAAGGGTAACAGTAAATTTTGGTTGAAAGAAAATGCAGAAATTATCTTACATCTGCGTTGTCAATGGATGGCTGGAAGTTGGGATAATTTTTGTGGTTCTATCTTTAATTCTTTTATCAAACCCCAAGCTGCTTGA